A window from Malania oleifera isolate guangnan ecotype guangnan chromosome 7, ASM2987363v1, whole genome shotgun sequence encodes these proteins:
- the LOC131160584 gene encoding protein indeterminate-domain 16 yields MYIYILELQSSYSKLLPMEDEDQKELQLLPSTPQGLPSSCSSSSSSRGRPSDSLKYLSPADNQFEGPSLDLQLSISLRPLQSPPDCVLAGPIGEYGETGCLAALKWQAKEQIRLAAMEKAYAERVRELTRKEMELAQSEFARARHMWERAREEVERAERMRDQAIRRVDPTGMEITCQSCRQRFRP; encoded by the coding sequence atgtatatatacatacttgAACTTCAATCAAGCTATAGCAAGCTTCTTCCAATGGAAGATGAAGATCAGAAAGAACTGCAGCTACTCCCTAGTACTCCACAAGGGCtgccttcttcttgttcttcttcttcttcttcccgtgGACGGCCGTCGGATTCGTTGAAGTACCTGTCACCAGCGGATAATCAGTTTGAAGGGCCATCACTTGACTTGCAGTTATCGATAAGCCTCCGGCCACTACAGTCGCCACCGGACTGCGTCCTGGCAGGACCCATTGGCGAGTATGGGGAGACGGGGTGCTTGGCGGCGTTGAAGTGGCAGGCTAAGGAGCAAATTCGATTGGCAGCAATGGAGAAAGCGTATGCAGAGAGAGTAAGGGAGCTTACGAGGAAGGAGATGGAGTTGGCACAGTCGGAGTTCGCGCGTGCAAGGCATATGTGGGAGAGGGCCCGGGAGGAGGTGGAGCGGGCTGAGCGGATGAGGGACCAGGCGATCCGCCGGGTCGACCCAACGGGCATGGAGATCACCTGCCAGTCTTGCAGGCAGAGGTTCAGGCCTTGA